A single region of the Hylaeus volcanicus isolate JK05 chromosome 5, UHH_iyHylVolc1.0_haploid, whole genome shotgun sequence genome encodes:
- the LOC128877315 gene encoding DNA (cytosine-5)-methyltransferase PliMCI-like isoform X2 — protein sequence MMPAIITNSENYEAEKQAQTDDIERHQMSLNGDVMKENKNTVIEATILQESNKGRKKLRNGKYINTEVIKNLHKVNKNANKTRSLNQNTQSKKPTKRKSDIAEELESKAPMLTKTVENITHNVKSETELIQEQQELNDETENNTLKRTKTENYNINIEESKTLFQKPVNIHQKCEYCRQKLTSADIKIYPGHPNGAEEELIALTDPKLSLFTGEETMVHEGDERPQNKITDFCVYDKNGHLCSFDTGLIEKNVVLYFSGYMKPIYEENACPEGGVPTKDMGPINEWWVSGFDGGELALVGFTTAFAEYILMEPAEAYAPFMDSVKEKIYMSKIVIEFLLDEINPTYEDLLNKLQTIVPPKGLSRFTEDSLLRYAQFICDRVISFDASARPEDPLLITSSCMRALVTLAGVTLNKRIALRRTQSKDQKNKKISWTKATTTKLVNNMFETFFSDQLATNNEKDVSIPKRHRCGVCETCQQPDCGACSACKDMTKFGGSGKSKQACNKRRCPNMAIQEADDSDQEDEFNETLMEDIKITQKMILKEFKHVEKEITWVGKPIIDDGRRTFYKSVIVVDEEIKTNDYVLIESNDPTVPLQIAKVMYMWEDKNGARWCHANWFRRGSDTVLGETSDPSELFLLDECDNVPFTSVKSKATVIYKNSPENWSQLGNADILPEDNIQNIDGKTFFYQKLYTPETARFEDPPLDAVCQRKEISHRFCPACVRFTALQCFYTPKVFGKEEEKSNKEVTYNMVKYKDEEFKVGSAVFLSPGAIKYKYTSTYHTASKIKKGKVDEDMYPEYYRKSSDHVKGSNYDTPEPFHIGYIKAIYATTNNKLVASSDIWIKINKMYRPENTHKGLTLMQQVDLNMVYWSDEVCDVKFSEVVGKCYLAYSDNLDQSVEEWTAGGPNRFYFSQAYNVSEKTFGDPPNHAMNIGKPGKGKGKAKCKNKQLETCDTKKTIEKPVDYFVVSKKLKTLDVFAGCGGLSEGLRQAGITNNRWAIEKDEPAACAYRLNNPDTTVFCEDCNVLLRKVMNGEHCNNIGQRLPQKGEVELLCGGPPCQGFSGMNRFNSRQYSLFKNSLVVSCLSYCDYYRPKFFVMENVRNFVSFKRSMVLKLTLRCLVRMGYQCTFGILQAGNYGIPQTRRRLIILAAAPGEILPKYPEPTHVFSKRACQLSVIVDNRKYSSNCDWMESAPYRTISVRDAMSDLPNIRNGWNKEEMAYEDEPISHFQRKVRPKQLDTILRDHICKDMAPLVEARIAHIPTASGSDWRDLPNIAIRLSDGTYSKKLEYTHHDKKAGKSSTGAFRGVCSCCERKPCDPIDRQYGTLIPWCLPHTGNRHNHWAGLYGRLEWDGFFGTTITNPEPMGKQGRVLHPEQTRVVSVRECARSQGFPDSFRFYGNILDKHRQIGNAVPPPLGAALGFEIRKCLKYESIQQLEDKS from the exons ATGATGCCGGCTATCATAACAAATAGTGAAAATTATGAGGCAGAGAAGCAAGCACAGACAGATGATATAGAAAGACATCAAATGTCTTTGAATGGGGATGTTATGAAGGAGAACAAAAACACag TCATTGAAGCTACGATACTTCAAGAATCAAATAAAGGTAGAAAAAAACTTCgcaatggaaaatatattaacacagaagttataaaaaatttgcacaaagttaataaaaatgctaaTAAAACTAGATCATTAAACCAAAACACTCAATCAAAGAAACCCACTAAAAGGAAAAGCGATATAGCTGAAGAATTGGAATCAAAGGCTCCTATGTTGACAAAAACTGTAGAAAACATAACACATAATGTTAAATCTGAAACTGAATTGATTCAAGAGCAACAAGAACTAAATGATGAGACTGAAAACAATACCCTTAAAAGGactaaaacagaaaattataatattaacatagaGGAAtcaaaaacattatttcagaaaCCTGTTAATATTCATCAAAAGTGTGAATATTGTCGTCAAAAGTTAACAAGTGCTGATATAAAGATATATCCAGGTCATCCCAATGGAGCAGAAGAAGAACTTATTGCATTAACAGATCCAAAGTTATCTTTATTTACAGGAGAAGAAACTATGGTTCATGAAGGCGATGAGAGAccccaaaataaaataactgacTTTTG TGTATATGATAAAAATGGGCATTTGTGTTCTTTTGACACTGGtctgattgaaaaaaatgtggTTCTTTACTTCTCTGGCTATATGAAACCTATATATGAAGAAAATGCCTGTCCAGAAGGAGGTGTGCCTACAAAAGATATGGGACCAATAAATGAGTGGTGGGTGTCTGGTTTTGATGGTGGTGAATTAGCACTTGTAGGATTCACTACAGCATTTGcagaatatatattaatggAACCTGCTGAAGCATATGCACCATTTATGGAttctgtaaaagaaaaaatttatatgagCAAGATagttatagaatttttattagatgAAATTAATCCTACTTATGAAGATTTACTAAATAAGTTACAG ACTATAGTTCCACCCAAAGGATTATCTAGATTTACAGAAGATTCCTTATTACGATATGCTCAGTTTATTTGTGATCGAGTTATTTCTTTTGATGCATCTGCAAGACCAGAAGATCCTCTACTAATTACAAGTTCCTGCATGCGAGCACTTGTAACACTTGCAGGTGTAACCCTTAACAAAAGAATTGCATTGCGAAGAACACAATCTAAAGatcaaaaaaataagaaaatttcttgGACAAAAGCTACAACTACAAAATTAGTTAATAATATGTTTGAAACGTTTTTCTCTGATCAACTAGCTACAAATAATGAGAAAGATGTATCG ataCCTAAAAGGCATAGATGTGGAGTATGTGAAACTTGTCAACAACCTGATTGTGGAGCTTGTTCTGCTTGTAAAGATATGACTAAGTTTGGTGGGTCTGGTAAGAGTAAACAAGCTTGCAATAAAAGAAGATGTCCAAATATGGCTATACAA gAAGCTGATGATTCAGATCAGGAAGATGAgtttaatgaaactttaatggaagacataaaaattacacagAAAATGATTTTGAAGGAATTTAAACATGTAGAGAAGGAAATTACATGGGTTGGAAAACCAATTATAGACGATGGTCGAAGAACATTCTATAAGTCAGTAATTGTAGttgatgaagaaataaaaacaaatgattatGTATTGATCGAATCAAATGATCCCACTGTACCATTGCAAATAGCTAAAGTTATGTATATGTGGGAAGATAAGAATGGTGCAAGATGGTGTCACGCAAATTGGTTTAGGAGGGGTAGTGATACTGTTCTTGGAGAAACATCAGATCCTTCAGAATTGTTCTTACTTGACGAATGTGACAATGTACCATTTACTTCAGTTAAATCCAAAGCCAcggttatttataaaaatagtccAGAAAACTGGAGTCAATTAG GTAATGCAGACATATTACCAGAAGATAACATACAGAATATTGATGgaaaaacattcttttatcAAAAACTGTACACACCAGAAACAGCTCGTTTTGAAGATCCTCCTCTAGATGCTGTATGCCAACGAAAAGAAATCAGTCATCGATTTTGTCCTGCTTGTGTGCGCTTTACTGCATTACAGTGCTTTTATACACCAAAG gTTTTTGgcaaagaagaagagaaaagtaataaagaaGTAACATACAATATGGTAAAATACAAAGATGAGGAATTTAAAGTTGGATCAGCCGTATTTTTATCGCCAGGagcgataaaatataaatatacatcaacatatcaTACTgcttccaaaataaaaaaggggAAAGTGGATGAAGATATGTATCCTGAATATTACCGAAAGTCTTCAGATCACGTTAAAGGTTCAAATTATGATACACCTGAACCATTTCATATTGGTTACATTAAAGCAATATACGCAACGACCAATAATAAACTAGTTGCTTCGTCAGATATAtggattaaaataaataaaatgtatcgacCAGAAAACACACACAAAGGACTGACGTTAATGCAACAAGTTGACCTTAATATGGTATACTGGAGCGACGAAG tttGTGATGTTAAGTTTTCAGAGGTAGTAGGAAAATGTTATCTAGCATATTCAGATAACTTGGACCAATCTGTGGAAGAATGGACGGCTGGTGGTCCGAatcgattttacttttctCAAGCTTATAACGTTTCAGAAAAAACATTTGGTGATCCACCAAATCATGCTATGAATATTGGAAAACCTGgcaaaggaaaaggaaaagcaaagtgtaaaaacaaacaattggAGACCTGCGATActaagaaaacaattgaaaaaccAGTAGATTATTTTGTTGTGTCAAAGAAGTTAAAAACGTTAGACGTTTTTGCTGGTTGTGGTG gATTATCTGAAGGATTACGACAAGCTGGTATTACAAACAATCGATGGGCAATTGAAAAAGATGAACCCGCTGCATGTGCTTATCGACTCAATAATCCTGATACAACGGTATTCTGTGAAGATTGCAATGTTCTTCTGCGAAAAGTTATGAAT GGTGAACATTGTAACAATATTGGACAACGTTTACCTCAAAAAGGCGAAGTAGAATTATTATGCGGTGGACCGCCTTGTCAAGGCTTCAGTGGCATGAACCGTTTTAATTCACGGcaatattcgttatttaagAATTCTCTAGTAGTATCGTGTTTGTCTTATTGTGATTATTATAGAcccaaattttttgttatggAAAACGTTAGaaacttcgtttcttttaaaagaagTATGGTACTCAAATTGACATTAAGATGCCTTGTACGAATGGGTTACCAATGTACATTTGGTATTCTGCAAGCTGGAAATTACGGTATACCACAAACAAGAAGAAG actTATAATATTAGCTGCTGCACCTGGAGAGATACTTCCAAAATATCCAGAACCAACCCATGTATTTAGCAAACGGGCATGTCAATTAAGCGTTATTGTAGATAATAGAAAA TATTCATCAAATTGTGATTGGATGGAGTCGGCGCCGTATAGAACTATCAGTGTTCGCGATGCAATGTCTGATTTACCTAATATTCGTAATGGTTGgaacaaagaagaaatggCGTACGAAGATGAACCGATATCccattttcaaagaaaa GTGAGACCTAAACAGCTTGATACTATATTAAGAGACCACATTTGCAAAGATATGGCACCACTAGTCGAAGCTCGAATAGCACACATTCCAACTGCAAGCGGATCTGATTGGCGAGACTTGCCAAACATTGCAATACGTCTAAGCGATGGAACATACtcaaaaaaatt AGAATATACTCATCATGATAAGAAGGCCGGTAAAAGTTCAACTGGGGCATTTCGTGGAGTATGCAGCTGTTGTGAACGCAAACCGTGTGATCCTATAGATAGACAATATGGAACTTTGATTCCATGGTGTTTACCTCACACTGGAAACCGTCATAACCACTGGGCGGGATTATATGGTAGATTAGAATGGGATGGATTCTTCGGCACTACTATTACTAATCCAGAACCAATGGGTAAACAg gGCCGCGTTTTACATCCTGAACAAACCCGAGTTGTAAGTGTAAGAGAATGTGCTAGATCGCAAGGTTTTCCGGATTCTTTCAGATTTTATGGAAACATACTTGATAAACATCGCCAAATCGGTAATGCTGTTCCACCACCATTAGGTGCAGCTCTCGGTTTTGAgattagaaaatgtttaaaatacgAAAGCATTCAACAACTAGAAGATAAAAGTTAG
- the LOC128877318 gene encoding uridine-cytidine kinase-like 1 has protein sequence MAAKMNHFDPPSSASSESDDGEVCFDDREIFLDEMCEDAEHIRRSDIGTPTPQSPRPPSTGSQRSPRSRRQRTTSLSQSNKKTASESILRSKTRTIYTAGRPPWYNSAGQQVEPFIIGICGGSASGKTTVATKIIESLDVPWVTLLSMDSFYKVLNEKQHEMAAYNEYNFDHPDAFDFELLKSTLQRLKEGRMVEVPIYNFVTHSRESRTKTMYGANVIIFEGILTFYNVDVLKMCDMKVFVDTDADVRLARRLRRDISQRGRDLEGVLKQYSTMVQPAFYYYIAPLMVHADIIVPRGGENEVAIELIVQHVHTQLQLRGFKLREKLAHSYIGQPLPSSLYLLPDTPQVKGLHTFIRNKETYRDEFIFYSKRLIRLVIEYALSLLPFEDVTVETPQGVFYQGKRGATDKICGVSILRAGETMEQAVRDVCKDIRIGKILIQTNQQTGEPELYYLRLPKDIRDYKVILMDATVATGAAAIMAIRVLLDHDVAEENVLLVSLLMAESGVHSIAYAFPRVKIVTSALDPVINEKFYVLPGIGNFGDRYFGTEPSTIEN, from the exons ATGGCAGCTAAGATGAATCATTTCGATCCACCGAGTTCAGCGAGTTCCGAGAG CGATGACGGGGAAGTTTGCTTTGACGACCGAGAAATCTTTCTCGACGAGATGTGTGAAGATGCTGAACACATCAGACGTTCAGACATAGGGACACCTACTCCGCAATCTCCTCGGCCACCTTCCACgg GTTCTCAGAGATCACCAAGATCGCGAAGACAACGTACTACCAGTTTGTCACAGTCTAATAAAAAGACTGCTTCAGAATCCATCCTTAGAAGTAAAACTAGAACGATATACACGGCTGGTAGACCACCATGGTATAATTCGGCAGGACAGCAAGTAGAACCTTTTATAATAG GTATTTGTGGAGGCAGTGCATCTGGCAAAACCACAGTCGCGACAAAAATTATAGAATCCTTAGATGTACCATGGGTAACGCTTCTAAGTATGGATTCATTTTACAAA GTGCTGAACGAAAAACAACACGAAATGGCTGCATATAACGAATACAACTTTGATCATCCCGACGCTTTTGACTTTGAGCTTCTTAAAAGTACACTACAACGTTTGAAAGAGGGCAGAATGGTGGAAGTtcctatttataattttgtaacgcATAGCAGAGAAAGTAGAACC aaaacaatgtaTGGTGCCAATGTCATTATATTTGAGGGAATATTGACTTTCTACAATGTCGACGTTTTAAAG ATGTGCGACATGAAGGTATTTGTCGACACTGACGCTGATGTGAGGCTTGCGCGTCGATTACGTAGAGATATATCTCAAAGAGGGAGGGACTTGGAAGGTGTTTTAAAGCAGTACAGTACCATGGTACAACCCGCTTTTTACTATTATATAGCGCCATTAATGGTTCACGCGGACATTATTGTGCCACGTGGTGGAGAAAATGAAGTTGCGATTGAGCTTATTGTACAGCATGTACATACACAACTGCAGTTG AGGGGTTTCAAACTCAGAGAAAAATTAGCTCATTCGTATATTGGTCAGCCATTGCCATCTTCTCTCTACCTGCTTCCAGATACACCACAAGTTAAGGGTCTACACACATTTATAAGGAATAAAGAAACGTACAGAGACGAATTTATATTCTACTCCAAACGTTTAATACGTTTAGTTATCGAATATGCGTTATCTCTTTTACCTTTTGAA GACGTGACTGTAGAAACGCCTCAAGGTGTGTTTTATCAAGGAAAGCGTGGTGCTACAGATAAAATATGTGGTGTTTCTATTTTGCGCGCTGGCGAAACCATGGAACAAGCTGTTAGGGATGTGTGCAAGGATATAAGAATAGGAAAGATTCTTATACAAACGAACCAACAGACCGGAGAACCAGAG ctTTACTACCTTCGATTACCAAAGGACATTAGAGACTATAAAGTGATACTGATGGATGCGACAGTAGCAACAGGTGCAGCCGCCATCATGGCTATCAGAGTCTTACTGGACCATGACGTTGCCGAGGAGAACGTGCTACTCGTATCTTTACTCATGGCTGAGTCTGGTGTACACTCTATCGCTTACGCGTTTCCACGTGTGAAAATTGTGACGTCCGCCTTAGATCCTGTGATAAACGAGAAGTTCTACGTGTTACCAGGCATCGGTAACTTCGGAGATCGATACTTCGGAACCGAACCATCTACGATTGAGAACTGA
- the LOC128877315 gene encoding DNA (cytosine-5)-methyltransferase PliMCI-like isoform X1 — protein sequence MMPAIITNSENYEAEKQAQTDDIERHQMSLNGDVMKENKNTGKIFEHNNVETNTENNSNDKEIKFISNSSVIEATILQESNKGRKKLRNGKYINTEVIKNLHKVNKNANKTRSLNQNTQSKKPTKRKSDIAEELESKAPMLTKTVENITHNVKSETELIQEQQELNDETENNTLKRTKTENYNINIEESKTLFQKPVNIHQKCEYCRQKLTSADIKIYPGHPNGAEEELIALTDPKLSLFTGEETMVHEGDERPQNKITDFCVYDKNGHLCSFDTGLIEKNVVLYFSGYMKPIYEENACPEGGVPTKDMGPINEWWVSGFDGGELALVGFTTAFAEYILMEPAEAYAPFMDSVKEKIYMSKIVIEFLLDEINPTYEDLLNKLQTIVPPKGLSRFTEDSLLRYAQFICDRVISFDASARPEDPLLITSSCMRALVTLAGVTLNKRIALRRTQSKDQKNKKISWTKATTTKLVNNMFETFFSDQLATNNEKDVSIPKRHRCGVCETCQQPDCGACSACKDMTKFGGSGKSKQACNKRRCPNMAIQEADDSDQEDEFNETLMEDIKITQKMILKEFKHVEKEITWVGKPIIDDGRRTFYKSVIVVDEEIKTNDYVLIESNDPTVPLQIAKVMYMWEDKNGARWCHANWFRRGSDTVLGETSDPSELFLLDECDNVPFTSVKSKATVIYKNSPENWSQLGNADILPEDNIQNIDGKTFFYQKLYTPETARFEDPPLDAVCQRKEISHRFCPACVRFTALQCFYTPKVFGKEEEKSNKEVTYNMVKYKDEEFKVGSAVFLSPGAIKYKYTSTYHTASKIKKGKVDEDMYPEYYRKSSDHVKGSNYDTPEPFHIGYIKAIYATTNNKLVASSDIWIKINKMYRPENTHKGLTLMQQVDLNMVYWSDEVCDVKFSEVVGKCYLAYSDNLDQSVEEWTAGGPNRFYFSQAYNVSEKTFGDPPNHAMNIGKPGKGKGKAKCKNKQLETCDTKKTIEKPVDYFVVSKKLKTLDVFAGCGGLSEGLRQAGITNNRWAIEKDEPAACAYRLNNPDTTVFCEDCNVLLRKVMNGEHCNNIGQRLPQKGEVELLCGGPPCQGFSGMNRFNSRQYSLFKNSLVVSCLSYCDYYRPKFFVMENVRNFVSFKRSMVLKLTLRCLVRMGYQCTFGILQAGNYGIPQTRRRLIILAAAPGEILPKYPEPTHVFSKRACQLSVIVDNRKYSSNCDWMESAPYRTISVRDAMSDLPNIRNGWNKEEMAYEDEPISHFQRKVRPKQLDTILRDHICKDMAPLVEARIAHIPTASGSDWRDLPNIAIRLSDGTYSKKLEYTHHDKKAGKSSTGAFRGVCSCCERKPCDPIDRQYGTLIPWCLPHTGNRHNHWAGLYGRLEWDGFFGTTITNPEPMGKQGRVLHPEQTRVVSVRECARSQGFPDSFRFYGNILDKHRQIGNAVPPPLGAALGFEIRKCLKYESIQQLEDKS from the exons ATGATGCCGGCTATCATAACAAATAGTGAAAATTATGAGGCAGAGAAGCAAGCACAGACAGATGATATAGAAAGACATCAAATGTCTTTGAATGGGGATGTTATGAAGGAGAACAAAAACACaggtaaaatatttgaacacaATAACGTGGAAACAAATACAGAGAACAATTCAAATGATAaagagattaaatttatttctaattcatCAGTCATTGAAGCTACGATACTTCAAGAATCAAATAAAGGTAGAAAAAAACTTCgcaatggaaaatatattaacacagaagttataaaaaatttgcacaaagttaataaaaatgctaaTAAAACTAGATCATTAAACCAAAACACTCAATCAAAGAAACCCACTAAAAGGAAAAGCGATATAGCTGAAGAATTGGAATCAAAGGCTCCTATGTTGACAAAAACTGTAGAAAACATAACACATAATGTTAAATCTGAAACTGAATTGATTCAAGAGCAACAAGAACTAAATGATGAGACTGAAAACAATACCCTTAAAAGGactaaaacagaaaattataatattaacatagaGGAAtcaaaaacattatttcagaaaCCTGTTAATATTCATCAAAAGTGTGAATATTGTCGTCAAAAGTTAACAAGTGCTGATATAAAGATATATCCAGGTCATCCCAATGGAGCAGAAGAAGAACTTATTGCATTAACAGATCCAAAGTTATCTTTATTTACAGGAGAAGAAACTATGGTTCATGAAGGCGATGAGAGAccccaaaataaaataactgacTTTTG TGTATATGATAAAAATGGGCATTTGTGTTCTTTTGACACTGGtctgattgaaaaaaatgtggTTCTTTACTTCTCTGGCTATATGAAACCTATATATGAAGAAAATGCCTGTCCAGAAGGAGGTGTGCCTACAAAAGATATGGGACCAATAAATGAGTGGTGGGTGTCTGGTTTTGATGGTGGTGAATTAGCACTTGTAGGATTCACTACAGCATTTGcagaatatatattaatggAACCTGCTGAAGCATATGCACCATTTATGGAttctgtaaaagaaaaaatttatatgagCAAGATagttatagaatttttattagatgAAATTAATCCTACTTATGAAGATTTACTAAATAAGTTACAG ACTATAGTTCCACCCAAAGGATTATCTAGATTTACAGAAGATTCCTTATTACGATATGCTCAGTTTATTTGTGATCGAGTTATTTCTTTTGATGCATCTGCAAGACCAGAAGATCCTCTACTAATTACAAGTTCCTGCATGCGAGCACTTGTAACACTTGCAGGTGTAACCCTTAACAAAAGAATTGCATTGCGAAGAACACAATCTAAAGatcaaaaaaataagaaaatttcttgGACAAAAGCTACAACTACAAAATTAGTTAATAATATGTTTGAAACGTTTTTCTCTGATCAACTAGCTACAAATAATGAGAAAGATGTATCG ataCCTAAAAGGCATAGATGTGGAGTATGTGAAACTTGTCAACAACCTGATTGTGGAGCTTGTTCTGCTTGTAAAGATATGACTAAGTTTGGTGGGTCTGGTAAGAGTAAACAAGCTTGCAATAAAAGAAGATGTCCAAATATGGCTATACAA gAAGCTGATGATTCAGATCAGGAAGATGAgtttaatgaaactttaatggaagacataaaaattacacagAAAATGATTTTGAAGGAATTTAAACATGTAGAGAAGGAAATTACATGGGTTGGAAAACCAATTATAGACGATGGTCGAAGAACATTCTATAAGTCAGTAATTGTAGttgatgaagaaataaaaacaaatgattatGTATTGATCGAATCAAATGATCCCACTGTACCATTGCAAATAGCTAAAGTTATGTATATGTGGGAAGATAAGAATGGTGCAAGATGGTGTCACGCAAATTGGTTTAGGAGGGGTAGTGATACTGTTCTTGGAGAAACATCAGATCCTTCAGAATTGTTCTTACTTGACGAATGTGACAATGTACCATTTACTTCAGTTAAATCCAAAGCCAcggttatttataaaaatagtccAGAAAACTGGAGTCAATTAG GTAATGCAGACATATTACCAGAAGATAACATACAGAATATTGATGgaaaaacattcttttatcAAAAACTGTACACACCAGAAACAGCTCGTTTTGAAGATCCTCCTCTAGATGCTGTATGCCAACGAAAAGAAATCAGTCATCGATTTTGTCCTGCTTGTGTGCGCTTTACTGCATTACAGTGCTTTTATACACCAAAG gTTTTTGgcaaagaagaagagaaaagtaataaagaaGTAACATACAATATGGTAAAATACAAAGATGAGGAATTTAAAGTTGGATCAGCCGTATTTTTATCGCCAGGagcgataaaatataaatatacatcaacatatcaTACTgcttccaaaataaaaaaggggAAAGTGGATGAAGATATGTATCCTGAATATTACCGAAAGTCTTCAGATCACGTTAAAGGTTCAAATTATGATACACCTGAACCATTTCATATTGGTTACATTAAAGCAATATACGCAACGACCAATAATAAACTAGTTGCTTCGTCAGATATAtggattaaaataaataaaatgtatcgacCAGAAAACACACACAAAGGACTGACGTTAATGCAACAAGTTGACCTTAATATGGTATACTGGAGCGACGAAG tttGTGATGTTAAGTTTTCAGAGGTAGTAGGAAAATGTTATCTAGCATATTCAGATAACTTGGACCAATCTGTGGAAGAATGGACGGCTGGTGGTCCGAatcgattttacttttctCAAGCTTATAACGTTTCAGAAAAAACATTTGGTGATCCACCAAATCATGCTATGAATATTGGAAAACCTGgcaaaggaaaaggaaaagcaaagtgtaaaaacaaacaattggAGACCTGCGATActaagaaaacaattgaaaaaccAGTAGATTATTTTGTTGTGTCAAAGAAGTTAAAAACGTTAGACGTTTTTGCTGGTTGTGGTG gATTATCTGAAGGATTACGACAAGCTGGTATTACAAACAATCGATGGGCAATTGAAAAAGATGAACCCGCTGCATGTGCTTATCGACTCAATAATCCTGATACAACGGTATTCTGTGAAGATTGCAATGTTCTTCTGCGAAAAGTTATGAAT GGTGAACATTGTAACAATATTGGACAACGTTTACCTCAAAAAGGCGAAGTAGAATTATTATGCGGTGGACCGCCTTGTCAAGGCTTCAGTGGCATGAACCGTTTTAATTCACGGcaatattcgttatttaagAATTCTCTAGTAGTATCGTGTTTGTCTTATTGTGATTATTATAGAcccaaattttttgttatggAAAACGTTAGaaacttcgtttcttttaaaagaagTATGGTACTCAAATTGACATTAAGATGCCTTGTACGAATGGGTTACCAATGTACATTTGGTATTCTGCAAGCTGGAAATTACGGTATACCACAAACAAGAAGAAG actTATAATATTAGCTGCTGCACCTGGAGAGATACTTCCAAAATATCCAGAACCAACCCATGTATTTAGCAAACGGGCATGTCAATTAAGCGTTATTGTAGATAATAGAAAA TATTCATCAAATTGTGATTGGATGGAGTCGGCGCCGTATAGAACTATCAGTGTTCGCGATGCAATGTCTGATTTACCTAATATTCGTAATGGTTGgaacaaagaagaaatggCGTACGAAGATGAACCGATATCccattttcaaagaaaa GTGAGACCTAAACAGCTTGATACTATATTAAGAGACCACATTTGCAAAGATATGGCACCACTAGTCGAAGCTCGAATAGCACACATTCCAACTGCAAGCGGATCTGATTGGCGAGACTTGCCAAACATTGCAATACGTCTAAGCGATGGAACATACtcaaaaaaatt AGAATATACTCATCATGATAAGAAGGCCGGTAAAAGTTCAACTGGGGCATTTCGTGGAGTATGCAGCTGTTGTGAACGCAAACCGTGTGATCCTATAGATAGACAATATGGAACTTTGATTCCATGGTGTTTACCTCACACTGGAAACCGTCATAACCACTGGGCGGGATTATATGGTAGATTAGAATGGGATGGATTCTTCGGCACTACTATTACTAATCCAGAACCAATGGGTAAACAg gGCCGCGTTTTACATCCTGAACAAACCCGAGTTGTAAGTGTAAGAGAATGTGCTAGATCGCAAGGTTTTCCGGATTCTTTCAGATTTTATGGAAACATACTTGATAAACATCGCCAAATCGGTAATGCTGTTCCACCACCATTAGGTGCAGCTCTCGGTTTTGAgattagaaaatgtttaaaatacgAAAGCATTCAACAACTAGAAGATAAAAGTTAG